In the Deinococcus ficus genome, one interval contains:
- a CDS encoding carbohydrate kinase family protein, protein MTPDAPPVPLPVIVSAGEALTDLVTAGGNAWTAHPGGAGWNVARACARLGVPSAFAGAVGQDNFGEDLWRASAGAGLDLRFLQRVPQPTLLAVVYATDPPAYRFLGENSADLHFDPARLPGGWLGAARWLHLGGISLSRPPLAGTLLTLMREARRAGVRVSFDPNARSTHRDPAYPAVYREVMAAADLIKLSDEDLRFFHPDRSEADALRDVRGMNARAPLVVTRGAAGATLYHSAGRVDLPAPAVRVVDTVGAGDALCAGLLVSAVERPGALWTEHLRLGLRAAAAACAHAGAYAPTRADLGLEGTTSD, encoded by the coding sequence ATGACCCCCGACGCCCCGCCGGTTCCGCTGCCCGTGATCGTGAGTGCCGGGGAGGCCCTGACGGACCTCGTGACGGCCGGCGGGAACGCCTGGACGGCGCATCCGGGCGGGGCCGGCTGGAATGTCGCGCGGGCCTGCGCGCGGCTGGGCGTGCCCTCGGCCTTCGCGGGCGCGGTCGGGCAGGACAACTTCGGGGAGGACCTGTGGCGCGCGTCAGCCGGCGCGGGCCTGGACCTGCGCTTTCTGCAGCGGGTGCCGCAGCCGACGCTGCTGGCCGTCGTGTACGCCACCGACCCGCCCGCGTACCGCTTCCTGGGGGAGAACAGCGCGGACCTGCACTTCGACCCGGCCCGGCTGCCGGGCGGCTGGCTGGGCGCGGCGCGGTGGCTGCACCTGGGCGGCATCAGCCTGAGCCGCCCGCCACTGGCCGGCACGCTGCTGACCCTGATGCGCGAGGCGCGGCGGGCCGGCGTGCGCGTGAGTTTCGACCCGAACGCCCGCAGCACGCACCGCGACCCGGCGTACCCGGCGGTGTACCGCGAGGTGATGGCGGCCGCGGACCTGATCAAGCTGAGTGACGAGGACCTGCGCTTCTTTCACCCGGACCGCTCCGAGGCGGACGCCCTGCGGGACGTGCGCGGCATGAACGCCCGCGCGCCCCTGGTGGTGACGCGCGGGGCGGCCGGCGCGACCCTGTACCACTCGGCCGGGCGGGTGGACCTGCCGGCCCCGGCCGTGCGCGTGGTGGACACCGTGGGCGCCGGGGACGCGCTGTGCGCGGGCCTGCTGGTCAGCGCGGTGGAACGCCCGGGGGCGCTGTGGACCGAGCACCTGCGGCTGGGGCTGCGGGCCGCGGCGGCCGCCTGCGCGCACGCGGGGGCGTACGCGCCCACCCGCGCCGACCTGGGGCTGGAGGGCACCACCTCGGATTGA
- a CDS encoding GNAT family N-acetyltransferase, with translation MTPETVTLTRGDVTAASEVLTATAAALIARGEDLWPLESLTPARLLRHYPAPDWRVAWAAGRPVGAYVLLDADPLFWPDAPPGEALYLHKLAVHPDVQGQGVSGRLLRQAVQETAGRKRPFLRLDTASARPRLRAVYERFGFRHVGERVVRAWPVSLYEYPVS, from the coding sequence GTGACTCCAGAGACGGTGACCCTGACGCGGGGGGACGTGACGGCCGCGTCCGAGGTGCTGACGGCCACGGCCGCCGCCCTGATCGCGCGCGGGGAGGACTTGTGGCCGCTGGAGAGCCTCACGCCAGCGAGGTTGCTGCGGCACTACCCCGCCCCGGACTGGCGGGTGGCGTGGGCGGCGGGCCGGCCGGTGGGGGCCTACGTGCTGCTGGACGCGGACCCGCTGTTCTGGCCGGACGCCCCGCCGGGCGAGGCGCTGTACCTGCACAAGCTGGCCGTACACCCGGACGTTCAGGGACAGGGCGTGAGCGGCCGGCTGCTGCGGCAGGCCGTGCAGGAAACGGCCGGGCGGAAGCGGCCGTTCCTGCGGCTGGACACGGCCAGCGCCCGGCCGCGCCTGCGGGCCGTGTACGAGCGCTTCGGGTTCCGGCACGTGGGCGAGCGGGTGGTGCGGGCGTGGCCGGTGAGCCTGTACGAGTACCCGGTCTCCTGA